The proteins below are encoded in one region of Triticum aestivum cultivar Chinese Spring chromosome 1B, IWGSC CS RefSeq v2.1, whole genome shotgun sequence:
- the LOC123130128 gene encoding uncharacterized protein isoform X2: protein MGLSPSPSSPEGRWDDLPDDIAIAVASRLQEADVCALGGCSRSWRRACDANFVWEGLLRRRWPATAAAMAAGGAGASRAQGWKALYINNHGRTAVAISRVVEFVESSTHNGSLEAECYLKAMSDLALMEDIGFVNVQFFLLSRNRSAIINLIGLHYSIAYLHILVQRVTLCCTEVKLHSVFFLKQGQVLFSKLMLA from the exons ATGGGGCTCTCGCCGTCGCCGTCCTCACCGGAGGGGAGGTGGGACGACCTCCCCGACGATATAGCCATCGCCGTCGCCTCCCGCCTCCAG GAGGCCGACGTGTGCGCCCTCGGCGGATGCTCCCGGTCCTGGCGCCGCGCCTGCGACGCCAACTTCGTGTGGGAGGGCCTCTTGCGCCGCCGCTGGCCGGCCACCGCGGCCGCCATGGCGGCCGGAGGGGCAGGGGCTTCCCGTGCGCAG GGATGGAAAGCTCTCTACATCAACAACCATGGAAGAACTGCTGTGGCTATCTCTAGAGTGGTTGAATTTGTGGAGAGCAGCACACATAACGGGTCGCTTGAAGCTGAATGTTATCTGAAAGCTATGTCTGATTTGGCACTGATGGAGGATATAGGCTTCGTCAATGTCCAGTTTTTCTTGCTTTCAAGAAATCGCAGTGCGATAATAAATCTTATTGGATTGCATTACTCCATTGCATATTTGCATATACTG GTTCAGCGTGTCACACTCTGCTGCACTGAGGTCAAGCTTCATTCTGTCTTTTTCCTCAAACAAGGCCAAGTTTTGTTCTCGAAGCTTATGTTAGCTTGA